One Brevibacillus choshinensis genomic window carries:
- a CDS encoding YolD-like family protein, producing MAKIQYGSDHSVRSLGTKGEQRMASKVENVFAASRFVLPEQRELYLQIKEDEKYVERPSIDEDEFSEMCFRIYESTQYDYAVTVKWLVPSK from the coding sequence GTGGCAAAGATCCAATACGGATCAGATCACAGTGTTAGAAGCCTGGGAACGAAAGGGGAACAACGGATGGCCAGCAAGGTAGAAAACGTCTTTGCAGCAAGTCGTTTCGTACTGCCTGAGCAACGCGAGCTGTACCTGCAGATAAAAGAAGATGAAAAGTATGTGGAGCGGCCGTCGATCGACGAAGATGAGTTCAGCGAAATGTGTTTCCGTATTTACGAAAGTACACAGTATGACTACGCAGTGACAGTCAAGTGGTTAGTACCGAGCAAGTGA
- a CDS encoding C39 family peptidase, which produces MSISVRFKSLIALLMTVVFLLVPSSAFASYGSDPEYPTPQIKINWVYQGKSLWCWNAVSVMLLDYYGIKMTKDEYAMFVNGHTDNVTIPAFKFKSKLNEKGIYGDNLNSAASWNQIKASIDKGYPIVAFKEKKKDGFGHTYIINGYYTKKIGGVDVQYVIYNNPAEGEDALPYNEFNQDNPTWNWTGSWLNVNKIKR; this is translated from the coding sequence ATGTCAATTTCGGTAAGATTCAAGAGTTTAATTGCTTTACTTATGACTGTAGTATTTTTACTAGTACCAAGTTCCGCATTCGCAAGTTACGGATCAGATCCGGAATACCCAACACCACAGATAAAAATTAACTGGGTATATCAAGGTAAGTCCCTCTGGTGCTGGAATGCAGTTTCCGTCATGCTATTGGATTATTATGGAATCAAAATGACTAAAGATGAGTATGCTATGTTTGTAAATGGCCATACAGATAACGTAACCATTCCTGCATTCAAATTCAAAAGTAAACTTAATGAAAAGGGCATATATGGAGATAATCTAAACTCTGCCGCTTCATGGAATCAAATAAAAGCATCAATCGATAAAGGATATCCTATTGTTGCCTTTAAAGAAAAAAAGAAAGATGGTTTTGGGCACACTTATATCATCAATGGTTATTACACAAAAAAAATTGGTGGCGTGGATGTACAGTATGTAATATATAACAACCCAGCCGAAGGTGAAGATGCTCTTCCATACAATGAATTTAATCAAGATAACCCAACCTGGAATTGGACAGGAAGCTGGCTGAATGTCAATAAAATTAAAAGATAA